In Glandiceps talaboti chromosome 4, keGlaTala1.1, whole genome shotgun sequence, a single window of DNA contains:
- the LOC144434568 gene encoding catenin delta-2-like produces the protein MPEGHNGQDSTLMYAFRQASHDINSEPESAASILQSVKEQEAQFEKLTRELEAERQSVANQLEKVRLGSETASMSSISSTDESFQWRHSAQNESHLADESDTDSKMSGSQLVDSCLKVLQERGLMETSEDPLQAYQNEQYRMYQDPYGNPYYADPGHGGRYPASPAVNGPTSNHTHSPNSSHLSLHSNRSNPPPVAPKPQVRTCTYSGPFTPTYAATFDFADDGDRAPSTYSGSARSDDPQLTPAQKPIHTRPYHPGSVGSLPRSTDNYPISPASQPYTPNTPTRPPQPSNYHPQDNMRNYDDEPDYRNPPPVDDGRYGDEPPRSAGYGYGAPPPRSPHGSDYLSPPHDQPPASVPHDNYGYPDDRYRDPSPPGSDRYGTMPSTDRYGSQPHDDYGHPDDDSQYRTPSERSDPYQQMYHPSTPMQRAPLADMETPGSQDPIRRPPSPHDPTEPMRSEPRQRAPVAPGSDFDGPPGSRSSRGSVPSTLDRSRGDLRWRAPDLQEVIDYLSHPNNAIVANAAAYLQHLTFKDDNIKNKTRGLDGVSPLVNLLGHPIPEIHRSACGALRNISYGKQNEENKVAIKNSGGIPALIRLLRSTPDVDIRELVTGVLWNLSSSESLKKPIIDDGLAVMTNVVVIPESGWDRNVDEDTKPRDVPLSTVFRNTTGCLRNVSSSGPEARTKMRECEGLVDALMFVIRSAIGKNDMDNKAVENCMCILRNLSYRMPAEVRHPDNEMQGIANQPKQQNKNKKQQNTSCFGGGGSKQKKDQQQSKIQVDANNPPQRTEPAMGMELLWQPDVCRPYLSLLSECSNPDTLESAAGTIQNLTAADWRWAVYIRANVRKDKGLPVLVELLRMDSDRVVCAVSKALRNLSLDPRNKELIGKYAMRDLVFCLPGGPGEQAVKFTPTTTVAILNCLHEVILKNMENAKSLRDASGIEKLVTMSKVRDKYEPRIVKAANQVLVTLWAFKDLRVLYKKDGWNPGHFTPSARTSTRPTPNPVSATPSMGPYTGRQPTTSPGHGLEYDDSTLPPKSQNQGPVYLGQQAPTYDDRYGGADSDRYDDRAQGSYQEEIPMTDMSHPPNPNYSTLDSQASYNRGQPQSGSMHSMTREPQQQVDPREPVYAQVDRDKKSTRRRRDYEDPHETSTVPLDNGGQQGADSWV, from the exons ATGCCAGAAGGACATAATGGCCAAGATAGCACATTAATGTACGCCTTCAGGCAAGCTAGTCACGACATCAATTCAGAACCTGAAAGTGCCGCAAGTATTTTACAATCTGTCAAAGAACAG GAGGCACAATTTGAGAAGCTAACACGTGAGTTAGAGGCAGAGCGGCAGAGTGTCGCCAACCAGCTGGAGAAGGTCAGATTAGGGTCAGAGACGGCTAGTATGAGCAGTATTAG TTCAACAGATGAGTCTTTTCAATGGCGTCACTCTGCCCAGAATGAGAGTCACTTAGCTGATGAGAGTGATACAGACAGCAAAATGAGTGGATCTCAGCTGGTAGACTCTTGCCT TAAAGTACTTCAAGAGAGAGGGTTAATGGAAACAAGTGAAGATCCTTTACAAGCTTATCAAAACG AACAATACAGAATGTACCAGGATCCTTACGGTAACCCCTATTATGCAG ACCCCGGTCACGGTGGAAGATACCCAGCGTCACCAGCAGTCAACGGACCCACATCAAACCATACCCATTCACCAAATTCATCGCATTTATCATTACATAGTAATCGTTCCAATCCTCCCCCAGTAGCACCAAAACCACAGGTAAGAACTTGCACAT ATTCTGGACCCTTTACTCCGACATACGCTGCAACGTTTGACTTTGCCGACGACGGTGACAGAGCCCCATCTACGTATAGTGGCTCAGCTCGGTCTGATGATCCACAG TTAACTCCAGCACAAAAACCAATTCACACGAGGCCTTATCATCCGGGATCAGTAGGATCGCTGCCTAGAAGCACAGACAACTATCCCATCTCTCCAGCATCACAACCATACACACCAAACACACCGACACGTCCTCCCCAACCAAGTAACTACCACCCACAAGACAACATGAGGAACTACGATGACGAGCCGGACTATCGCAACCCACCTCCAGTAGATGATGGCAGATACGGAGACGAGCCACCACGTTCTGCAGGTTATGGCTACGGAGCTCCCCCACCACGCTCCCCACACGGTAGTGACTATTTAAGTCCACCACATGATCAGCCACCAGCTTCTGTTCCCCATGATAACTATGGTTATCCCGATGATCGATATAGGGACCCATCTCCCCCAGGTAGTGATAGGTATGGCACAATGCCTAGTACAGATAGGTATGGTTCCCAACCACATGATGATTATGGACACCCTGATGATGATAGTCAATACA gAACACCGTCAGAAAGAAGTGATCCCTACCAACAGATGTACCATCCATCTACCCCCATGCAGAGAGCACCACTAGCAGATATGGAAACACCAGGTAGTCAGGACCCAATACGAAGACCACCATCACCCCATGATCCAACAG AACCAATGAGAAGTGAGCCAAGACAGAGAGCCCCAGTAGCACCAGGCTCTGATTTTGATGGACCACCTGGAAGTCGTTCTTCCAGGGGTTCGGTTCCATCTACTTTGGACAGAAGCAGAG GGG ATCTGAGGTGGCGAGCTCCTGATTTACAGGAAGTGATTGATTATCTAAGTCATCCTAATAATGCCATTGTGGCTAACGCAGCAGCCTATCTACAACATCTGACTTTTAAGGACgacaatatcaaaaacaaaacaag GGGTCTAGATGGTGTTTCTCCTTTAGTGAACCTTCTTGGACACCCTATTCCTGAAATTCATCGCAGCGCATGTGGTGCACTGCGGAATATTTCCTATGGAAAACAGAACGAAGAGAACAAAGTAGCTATAAAGAATTCAGGTGGTATTCCTGCCTTGATTAGACTACTTAGGAGTACTCCTGATGTAGATATCAGGGAGCTTGTCACTGGAGTACTCTGGAACCTGTCATCGTCAGAG TCTTTAAAGAAACCTATCATAGATGACGGATTGGCAGTGATGACCAACGTTGTCGTCATCCCGGAATCAGGCTGGGATAGAAACGTGGATGAAGACACAAAACCCAGAGATGTACCTCTTTCTACTGTGTTCCGTAATACAACAGGATGTCTTCG GAATGTCAGTTCATCTGGTCCAGAGGCACGTACTAAGATGAGAGAATGTGAAGGCCTTGTTGATGCATTGATGTTTGTCATCCGATCAGCTATTGGTAAAAATGATATGGATAATAAG GCGGTTGAGaactgtatgtgtatattgaGGAACCTTTCATACCGGATGCCAGCTGAGGTACGTCACCCAGATAATGAGATGCAAGGAATAGCTAATCAACCTAAACAacagaacaagaacaagaaacAACAGAATACCTCTTGTTTTGGAGGTGGTGGTAGTAAACAGAAGAAGGACCAACAGCAAAG CAAAATTCAAGTGGACGCTAACAATCCCCCTCAGAGGACAGAGCCAGCAATGGGCATGGAATTGCTATGGCAACCCGATGTATGCCGACCCTACTTATCATTATTATCGGAGTGTTCCAATCCAGACACCTTAGAATCTGCAGCAGGTACTATTCAAAATCTGACAGCTGCAGACTGGAGG TGGGCTGTATATATCCGTGCTAATGTACGGAAAGATAAAGGATTACCAGTATTAGTGGAATTACTAAGGATGGATAGTGACAGAGTAGTATGTGCAGTGTCCAAGGCACTTCGGAACCTTTCATTAGATCCAAGAAATAAAGAACTCATAG GTAAATATGCGATGCGCGATTTGGTATTTTGTCTTCCTGGTGGACCGGGTGAACAAGCTGTCAAGTTTACTCCCACGACTACGGTGGCAATATTGAACTGTCTACATGAAGTTATACTCAAGAATATGGAAAATGCCAAGTCATTACGGGACGCCAGTGGCATTGAAAAACTTGTAACTATGTCCAAGGTTAGGGACAAGTATGAACCAAGAATAGTCAAAGCAGCCAATCAG GTTCTTGTAACATTGTGGGCCTTTAAAGACTTAAGAGTACTGTATAAGAAAGATGGTTGGAATCCTGGTCATTTTACACCCAGTGCTAGGACATCAACCCGTCCAACACCAAACCCAGTATCAGCCACTCCAAGTATGGGACCATACACCGGTAGACAGCCTACCACTTCACCTGGACATGGTTTAGAATATGATGACTCAACACTGCCACCAAAGTCACAGAACCAAGGACCAGTCTATTTGGGTCAACAGGCACCAACATATGATGACAGATACGGTGGAG CGGATA